A single genomic interval of Helicoverpa armigera isolate CAAS_96S chromosome 13, ASM3070526v1, whole genome shotgun sequence harbors:
- the LOC110371625 gene encoding uncharacterized protein LOC110371625: MFARKMIKFMSPRQCLNATKIIKLSCPAVQSQQKRLKSDLYEPDYLISMEPDEPVYDCLNLQLKGYDFAVLEACQSQIHKYAEVMGIQVDESWATPAQQVKVQRFKPGGTAIDAEYHLNVYERNVQVTDVPAWALGTLLRVARAVLPEGCTLRVHEHDIAHEEVRYVPDNQLIELKQQLQDMGGSRAERKKKK, from the exons ATGTTTGCCAGAAAAATGATAAAGTTT aTGAGCCCTCGTCAATGTTTAAATGCCACCAAGATAATCAAGCTCAGCTGCCCTGCTGTACAAAGCCAGCAGAAACGATTAAAAAGTGATTTATATGAACCAGATTATTTAATA AGCATGGAGCCTGATGAACCTGTATATGACTGTCTAAACCTTCAGCTGAAAGGTTATGACTTTGCTGTTTTGGAAGCCTGCCAGAGTCAGATCCATAAATATGCAGAGGTTATGGGAATACAAGTTGATGAAAG TTGGGCCACACCAGCTCAACAGGTAAAAGTTCAAAGGTTTAAGCCTGGGGGCACTGCAATTGATGCTGAGTATCACCTTAATGTGTATGAAAGGAATGTGCAG GTGACTGATGTGCCTGCGTGGGCTTTAGGCACGTTGTTACGGGTAGCCCGCGCTGTACTGCCCGAAGGCTGCACATTGCGCGTCCACGAGCACGATATCGCGCACGAAGAGGTCCGATACGTCCCCGACAACCAGCTGATCGAACTCAAACAACAACTGCAAGACATGGGCGGCAGTCGCgcagaaagaaagaagaagaaatag
- the LOC110371613 gene encoding menin, whose amino-acid sequence MALLDYKHYFPIDSIQKVCDLFEEQLRSEKEADLALFSIIVGAVENNLTNVKNSDKEMNLAANKVGKMKFPSVEYEEVKSLHERFVSLMRGGVDVKLLNGVYTTRDLVKRVADVVWNSLTRSYYKDRAHLQSIYSFLTGNKLDCFGVAFAVTAGCQVLGKQDVHLALSEDHAWVVFGKDGTETAEVTWHGKGNEDKRGRSVGDGVSARSWLYVAGKPVICTRVMELAALVSSINPTLTQTTDVHEVAQMQHRLLWLLYDNGHLDAYPMALGNLGDLDEYMKLANCSVADAELPLTNDSENLRPDGTQRPDPATLYAQAIRSSRTNYEDRHVYPYTFQGGHYHRNKMYKEAFHAWACAGDVIRHYNYSRDDEEIYKEFSEIANELIPQLMKAESSGHSARSILKDPECFASLLRFYDGICKWEEGSQTPILHIGWAKPLVSTISKFDAEVRAQVNIICKTDTDDHSESTKASENEKENGDNDQWNNNSENTEMTVREQLTAAVNSRPRVTLYSHKMAALRPLLLAERLNTHALQLQLTAQSQLQRPQAPTKKRHVDDTNASVPTARAKRARRER is encoded by the exons ATGGCGCTATTggattataaacattatttcccTATAGATAGCATACAAAAAGTATGTGATCTGTTTGAAGAACAACTACGCAGTGAGAAAGAGGCAGATTTGGCTTTGTTTTCTATTATTGTTGGAGCCGTAGAAAATAATTTGACTAATGTAAAGAACAGCGACAAAGAAATGAATTTAGCGGCAAATAAAGTTGGCAAAATGAAGTTTCCATCTGTTGAATACGAAGAAGTAAAGTCCCTGCATGAACGGTTCGTGTCACTGATGCGCGGAGGAGTTGATGTGAAACTTTTAAATGGAGTGTATACCACCCGAGACTTGGTCAAAAGAGTTGCAGATGTGGTTTGGAATTCCCTGACTCGCAGTTATTACAAGGATCGAGCACACTTGCAGTCTATTTATAGCTTTTTAACAGGAAATAAACTAGACTGTTTTGGTGTAGCTTTTGCAGTAACTGCCGGCTGTCAAGTTCTCGGCAAACAGGATGTTCACTTGGCTCTATCTGAAGATCATGCTTGGGTTGTTTTTGGAAAAGACGGTACGGAAACAGCTGAG gtTACTTGGCATGGCAAAGGAAATGAAGACAAGCGTGGAAGATCGGTTGGCGATGGTGTATCAGCTCGATCATGGTTGTATGTAGCAGGCAAACCAGTGATATGCACCAGAGTAATGGAACTTGCTGCCCTTGTGTCTTCAATCAATCCTACACTAACACAGACTACTGATGTCCACGAAGTTGCACAGATGCAGCATAGACTACTGTGGTTATTGTATGACAATG GTCATTTGGATGCTTACCCCATGGCATTGGGGAATCTTGGAGACTTGGATGAATACATGAAATTAGCCAACTGTTCTGTGGCTGATGCAGAATTGCCTCTTACTAATGATTCGGAAAATTTACGACCTGATGGTACACAGAGGCCGGATCCTGCTACACTCTATGCCCAAGCCATTCGATCATCTAGAACTAATTATGAAGATCGTCATGTCTATCCATACACATTCCAAGGAGGTCACTACCACcgtaataaaatgtacaaagAAGCTTTTCATGCATGGGCCTGTGCTGGAGATGTCATCCGACA CTACAATTACTCTCGTGATGATGAAGAAATCTATAAAGAGTTTTCTGAAATTGCAAATGAACTAATTCCACAACTAATGAAAGCTGAAAGCTCTGGACACTCTGCTAGATCCATTTTGAAAGATCCAGAGTGCTTTGCATCATTGctaag aTTCTATGATGGTATCTGCAAATGGGAAGAGGGTAGTCAAACACCAATACTACATATTGGTTGGGCGAAACCCCTTGTAAGCACTATATCAAAATTTGATGCTGAAGTGAGAGCTCAAGTCAACATTATATGTAAAACTGACACAGATGACCACTCAGAGTCAACAAAAGCATCAgagaatgaaaaagaaaatggcgaTAATGACCAATGGAATAACAATTCTGAGAATACCGAGATGACAGTGCGTGAACAACTTACGGCTGCAGTTAACAGCCGGCCGCGTGTCACACTTTACAGCCATAAAATGGCAGCCCTAAGACCTCTACTTCTAGCTGAACGATTAAACACTCATGCGCTGCAGTTACAATTAACAGCGCAGAGTCAGTTGCAGCGACCTCAGGCGCCAACCAAGAAGAGACATGTTGATGACACCAACGCGTCTGTACCGACAGCACGTGCCAAGCGAGCTCGTCGCGAACGTTGA
- the LOC110371571 gene encoding pancreatic triacylglycerol lipase isoform X1, giving the protein MEFILYTYFQILLTFVDLAYNSQLINHSNNISRYGADYGTKWIYFPDDDGEYHYINLTSTENDDNFIRDAMYDEMEFRLYLRLFCFRNDSNSFILLDERGRLANRRDVCYIKNIFILEMPLKIITHGWLSSVDANGVSSIKNAYLETKNVNVMTVDWSYTASSIFYPWAANATKTIGARIASLLDGLNKLYNVTGNQIHLIGHSLGAHVMGIAASTTSSTVHRVTGLDPARPFFEYPPKDDDAKLDSSDANFVDVIHTCGGLLGFEGSIGTADFFPNKGVAPQPGCDNIFKIFEACSHGRSFYYFTESIKYPKSFPAYQCQTWLKFLEHRCVHNGFMGESANGNMSGKYFLKTNSFEPFGLRAN; this is encoded by the exons ATGGAGTtcattttatatacttattttcaAATACTTCTTACGTTTGTGGATTTGGCATACA ATTCCCAACTTATTAATCATTCAAACAACATCAGTCGATACGGTGCTGACTATGGTACTAAATGGATTTATTTTCCGGACGATGACGGGGAATATCACTACATAAATCTAACAAGTACTGAAAATGATGACAATTTCATACGGGACGCTATGTATGATGAAATGGAATTCAGATTATATCTGAG GCTCTTCTGTTTTAGGAACGACTCgaacagttttattttgctAGATGAACGGGGACGGTTGGCCAACAGGAGAGACgtttgttacataaaaaatatttttatactcgaAATGcctcttaaaataataactcaTGGTTGGCTATCTTCGGTGGATGCAAATGGAGTATCGAGTATAAAAAATGCGTACTTGGAAACTAAAAATGTCAATGTGATGACTGTGGATTGGAGCTATACAGCAagttctatattttatccgtggGCGGCAAATGCGACTAAAACTATCGGAGCCAGAATAGCCAGTCTACTGGATGGGTTAAACAAACTATACAACGTGACTGGTAATCAGATACACCTTATTGGTCACAGCCTTGGAGCTCATGTTATGGGTATAGCGGCCTCTACAACCAGCAGCACTGTGCATAGGGTCACGG gTCTCGATCCAGCAAGACCTTTTTTTGAATACCCGCCTAAAGATGACGATGCGAAACTAGATTCTTCTGATGCAAATTTTGTCGACGTAATTCACACCTGTGGTGGTCTATTAGGGTTTGAAGGATCAATTGGTACAGCCGATTTTTTCCCTAATAAAGGAGTTGCTCCGCAACCAGGATGCGATAATATTTTCAAGATCTTCG aagCGTGCAGCCACGGCCGatcattttattactttacgGAATCAATCAAATATCCGAAATCTTTTCCAGCTTATCAATGTCAAACGTGGCTTAAGTTTTTAGAACATCGATGTGTTCATAATGGATTTATGGGAGAAAGTGCCAATGGGAATATgtctggaaaatattttttgaaaacaaactcATTTGAACCATTTGGTTTACGCGCTAATTga
- the LOC110371641 gene encoding uncharacterized protein LOC110371641: protein MNNTDIDQTIQNVKNILEKVQCSICDKLDGNRVRYPCGHTACEDCAVDAQDCLICLTPPQGSNTQPKFDNPLTQRVKNAAVLRKTCEKLFNTDVFKHKRLSEQLRIEKELFPECIQAPVKYENKRRTTLFSHKNKENRISSKFPGEETSHNKENMTMEKSVRYVQQWLNNIESDSTRRPFRDLNVNTQVDHGTIIPKSNKTLQNKNVLIGNNSRKRKHFKTTVKNLALQSPKLKSNINELNKNSKRVKKEIHQPNLAVGKYDIKSKCDYDESGIFMDNDPILIDDSQDVEIDKDKNAWLAVLKANENEENESTSVVNLEYSDNKSLFGTNKQSLIKSDGIQSKGNPNIKVPFYKKGLIAETCTYCNDGVSKSSGQSKEVKIIIDGVNFTTTVKIFKTDLHSSKLNTKNTVSVQTDISDIVPKDHEFELKDTANTEYSNQYQKESSEYVISQKSDTQSVDLFEDEVQKNDNRDEQSKPHKYLVISESESDMEIETSGPLPVKVDVHRSCEESDYGILSEVANIEQHDIQPRRGPRGITPTSTDSSEKENFNPNRMKKQISKKKKNYKKH, encoded by the exons ATGAATAACACGGATATCGATCAAACCATTCAAAATGTAAAGAACATACTTGAGAAAGTTCAATGTAGTATATG TGATAAGCTTGATGGTAATCGAGTAAGATATCCCTGTGGACATACTGCATGTGAAGACTGTGCCGTGGACGCACAAGACTGCCTCATCTGCCTCACTCCACCTCAAGGCTCTAATACTCAGCCTAAATTTGATAATCCCTTAACACAGAGAGTGAAAAATGCAGCAGTACTGAGAAAAACCTGTGAAAAGCTATTTAACACAGATG tgtttAAACATAAAAGATTGTCTGAGCAGCTGAGAATTGAAAAAGAATTGTTCCCAGAATGTATTCAAGCACCAGTAAAGTATGAGAACAAAAGAAGAActacattattttctcataaaaataaagaaaacagaatCTCATCCAAATTTCCTGGTGAAGAAACATCacacaacaaagaaaatatgACAATGGAAAAATCTGTAAGATATGTACAACAGTGGCTCAACAATATTGAGAGTGACAGTACAAGAAGACCATTCAGAGATCTAAATGTCAACACACAAGTAGATCATGGTACAATCATtccaaaaagtaataaaacactacaaaataaaaatgtgttaattGGTAACAATAGCAGAAAAAGAAAAcactttaaaacaactgttaaaaaTCTGGCTCTCCAAAGtcctaaattaaaatcaaatataaatgaacttaataaaaatagtaagagggtaaagaaagaaatacatcaGCCTAATCTAGCTGTTGgaaaatatgatattaaatCAAAATGTGACTATGATGAAAGTGGTATTTTTATGGATAATGATCCAATTTTAATTGATGATTCACAAGATGTGGAAattgataaagataaaaatgcaTGGCTGGCTGTGCTTAAAGCCaatgaaaatgaagaaaatgaaTCTACCTCAGTTGTTAACCTAGAGTATAGTGATAACAAAAGTTTATTTGGTACAAATAAGCAATCTCTGATCAAATCTGATGGAATACAAAGCAAAGGTAATCCAAACATAAAGGTACCTTTTTATAAAAAGGGCCTAATTGCTGAGACATGTACATATTGCAATGATGGAGTTTCTAAGTCCTCTGGCCAGTCTAAAgaagtgaaaataattattgatgGTGTCAATTTTACAACTACAGTTAAGATTTTTAAAACTGATCTACATAGTTCTAAGCTAAATACAAAGAATACTGTTTCAGTTCAAACAGATATAAGTGATATTGTACCTAAAGATCATGAATTTGAACTAAAGGATACTGCCAACACTGAATATTCAAACCAGTATCAAAAAGAAAGTAGTGAATATGTTATTTCACAGAAATCAGATACACAAAGTGTAGATTTGTTTGAAGATGAGGTACAGAAGAATGACAATAGGGATGAGCAAAGTAAACCACACAAATATTTAGTTATTTCAGAATCAGAAAGCGATATGGAAATTGAAACAAGTGGCCCATTGCCTGTCAAAGTTGATGTCCATAGATCTTGTGAGGAATC TGACTATGGAATTCTTAGTGAAGTGGCGAACATTGAGCAACATGATATCCAGCCTCGACGTGGCCCTCGAGGAATCACACCCACTAGCACGGACTCTTCAGAGAAAGAGAATTTCAATCCCAACAGAATGAAAAAACAAAtctctaaaaagaaaaaaaattacaagaaacattaa
- the LOC110371573 gene encoding uncharacterized protein LOC110371573, with protein sequence MKVFVCLLALAVVAKAGYISSGGWSGGGGGGGGGWSGGGGSSGWSSGGGGGYGGGGGYGGGGGGGWKLGGGGGGGGWSGGGGGGGSGGQVKIIKIITTGGGGGGGYGGGGWSSGGGGGGGWKSGGGGGSGWSSGGGGGWKSGGGGGGGWRSGGGGGGWKSGGGGGGGWSSGGGGGGWW encoded by the exons ATGAAG GTGTTCGTCTGTCTGCTAGCATTAGCGGTGGTCGCCAAGGCCGGCTACATCAGTAGCGGAGGCTGGTCGGGCGGtggtggtggcggcggcggtggctgGTCCGGCGGCGGTGGCAGTAGCGGCTGGTCCAGTGGTGGCGGTGGCGGCTAcggaggcggcggcggctaCGGCggtggtggcggcggcggctggAAGCTAGGAGGAggtggtggcggcggcggctggtccggcggcggcggcggcggcggcagcggtGGAC AGGTGAAAATCATCAAGATCATCACCACTGGAGGAGGCGGTGGCGGCGGATACG GCGGTGGTGGCTGGTctagcggcggcggcggcggcggcggctggaagtcaggcggcggcggcggtagTGGCTGGTCTagcggcggcggtggcggctGGAAgtctggcggcggcggcggtggcggctGGAGGtccggcggcggcggtggcggctGGAAGtccggtggcggcggcggcggtggctgGTCCAGCGGCGGTGGCGGTGGCGGCTGGTGGTGA
- the LOC110371571 gene encoding pancreatic triacylglycerol lipase isoform X2, with translation MEFILYTYFQILLTFVDLAYNSQLINHSNNISRYGADYGTKWIYFPDDDGEYHYINLTSTENDDNFIRDAMYDEMEFRLYLRNDSNSFILLDERGRLANRRDVCYIKNIFILEMPLKIITHGWLSSVDANGVSSIKNAYLETKNVNVMTVDWSYTASSIFYPWAANATKTIGARIASLLDGLNKLYNVTGNQIHLIGHSLGAHVMGIAASTTSSTVHRVTGLDPARPFFEYPPKDDDAKLDSSDANFVDVIHTCGGLLGFEGSIGTADFFPNKGVAPQPGCDNIFKIFEACSHGRSFYYFTESIKYPKSFPAYQCQTWLKFLEHRCVHNGFMGESANGNMSGKYFLKTNSFEPFGLRAN, from the exons ATGGAGTtcattttatatacttattttcaAATACTTCTTACGTTTGTGGATTTGGCATACA ATTCCCAACTTATTAATCATTCAAACAACATCAGTCGATACGGTGCTGACTATGGTACTAAATGGATTTATTTTCCGGACGATGACGGGGAATATCACTACATAAATCTAACAAGTACTGAAAATGATGACAATTTCATACGGGACGCTATGTATGATGAAATGGAATTCAGATTATATCTGAG GAACGACTCgaacagttttattttgctAGATGAACGGGGACGGTTGGCCAACAGGAGAGACgtttgttacataaaaaatatttttatactcgaAATGcctcttaaaataataactcaTGGTTGGCTATCTTCGGTGGATGCAAATGGAGTATCGAGTATAAAAAATGCGTACTTGGAAACTAAAAATGTCAATGTGATGACTGTGGATTGGAGCTATACAGCAagttctatattttatccgtggGCGGCAAATGCGACTAAAACTATCGGAGCCAGAATAGCCAGTCTACTGGATGGGTTAAACAAACTATACAACGTGACTGGTAATCAGATACACCTTATTGGTCACAGCCTTGGAGCTCATGTTATGGGTATAGCGGCCTCTACAACCAGCAGCACTGTGCATAGGGTCACGG gTCTCGATCCAGCAAGACCTTTTTTTGAATACCCGCCTAAAGATGACGATGCGAAACTAGATTCTTCTGATGCAAATTTTGTCGACGTAATTCACACCTGTGGTGGTCTATTAGGGTTTGAAGGATCAATTGGTACAGCCGATTTTTTCCCTAATAAAGGAGTTGCTCCGCAACCAGGATGCGATAATATTTTCAAGATCTTCG aagCGTGCAGCCACGGCCGatcattttattactttacgGAATCAATCAAATATCCGAAATCTTTTCCAGCTTATCAATGTCAAACGTGGCTTAAGTTTTTAGAACATCGATGTGTTCATAATGGATTTATGGGAGAAAGTGCCAATGGGAATATgtctggaaaatattttttgaaaacaaactcATTTGAACCATTTGGTTTACGCGCTAATTga
- the LOC110371652 gene encoding uncharacterized protein KIAA1143 homolog: protein MNKKRNVSYIKPEDPEFLKVLKRQAGYDDKNHKFDELMNAEDDFVDDEDSEQPQVVVLKDGDLTAEEAEAERIRIEKLESETKADLTQRVVFKAKGKSAESSTSKRKHETSSKIKEKKSRPMLSFDDNEEDDAEDTET from the coding sequence ATGAATAAGAAAAGAAATGTGAGTTATATAAAACCTGAAGATCCAGAATTTCTCAAAGTATTAAAAAGGCAAGCTGGGTATGATGACAAGAACCACAAGTTCGATGAACTAATGAATGCTGAAGATGATTTTGTTGATGATGAAGACAGTGAACAGCCACAGGTGGTGGTGCTTAAAGATGGCGACCTAACAGCAGAGGAAGCAGAGGCAGAGAGAATTAGAATAGAAAAATTGGAATCTGAAACAAAGGCAGATTTAACTCAGCGTGTTGTGTTTAAGGCAAAAGGGAAGTCAGCTGAGTCTTCAACTTCAAAAAGGAAGCATGAAACAAGCTCGAAaatcaaagaaaagaaaagtcGTCCAATGTTGTCATTTGATGACAACGAGGAAGATGATGCTGAAGATACTGAAACATGa